A single window of Pseudomonas benzenivorans DNA harbors:
- a CDS encoding DinB family protein produces the protein MSMQRHFELLAQYNQWMNNKVYEAASKLSPEELSKDRGAYFKSILGTLNHLMVGDTIWLQRFAQLPACANSLEPARDLPTPSALDQLVCRDIGQLSEQRRQLDALICTWIASLKESDLDQVLSYRNMQDQPARRQFSSLLLHFFNHQPHHRGQVTTLLSQAGLDVGVTDLLALIPDQLKA, from the coding sequence GTGAGCATGCAACGACACTTCGAATTGCTGGCGCAGTACAACCAGTGGATGAACAACAAGGTCTATGAGGCGGCCAGCAAACTCTCACCCGAGGAACTGTCGAAAGACCGGGGGGCTTACTTCAAGTCCATTCTGGGCACCCTGAACCATCTCATGGTGGGCGATACGATCTGGTTGCAGCGCTTCGCCCAACTCCCGGCATGCGCAAACAGCCTTGAGCCCGCCCGCGACCTGCCCACCCCTTCCGCCCTCGACCAGCTGGTCTGCCGTGATATTGGCCAGCTTTCCGAACAGCGCCGCCAGTTGGACGCGCTCATTTGCACCTGGATCGCCTCCTTGAAGGAGAGCGACCTGGACCAGGTGCTGAGCTACCGGAACATGCAAGACCAGCCGGCCCGGCGACAGTTCTCGAGTTTGCTGCTGCATTTCTTCAACCATCAGCCCCACCACCGCGGCCAGGTCACGACCCTGCTGTCCCAGGCCGGGCTCGACGTGGGGGTTACCGACCTCTTGGCGCTGATTCCGGACCAGCTGAAAGCCTGA